The Alkalinema sp. FACHB-956 genome has a window encoding:
- a CDS encoding IS630 transposase-related protein, translated as MARPYSEDFRRRVIEAIELDGLKKQEASELFHISRNTINLWLHRKAETGDIKPKQRQS; from the coding sequence ATGGCCCGCCCCTACAGTGAAGATTTTCGACGCAGAGTTATCGAAGCAATCGAATTGGACGGACTGAAAAAACAAGAAGCCAGTGAACTGTTTCACATCAGTCGCAATACGATTAACCTGTGGCTCCACCGCAAAGCCGAAACCGGAGATATTAAACCCAAGCAACGCCAGTCTC